In one window of Gouania willdenowi chromosome 8, fGouWil2.1, whole genome shotgun sequence DNA:
- the nosip gene encoding nitric oxide synthase-interacting protein — protein sequence MTRHGKNCTAGAVYTYHEKKKDTAASGYGTQSIRLGKDAIKDFDCCCLSLQPCQDPVVTPDGYLYEKQAILEYILHQKTEMAKKMKAYEKQKKALKSTSQLESKSGEREQVERFKSRENSIVSKPINPFTAAQGSSAEDSTAASSSTSTQPLPSFWIPSLTPEAKPTLLKKPRKTVFCPMSGQPIKMNELIPVRFTPLDSSLDRVALLTRQDRYVCAVTRDVLGNSVPCAVLRTSGLVVTQECVEKLIRKDMMDPVSGQKLTDRDIIPLQRGGTGFAGSGVDLRANEARPVMQA from the exons ATGACCCGCCATGGGAAGAACTGCACGGCTGGAgctgtttacacgtaccacgAGAAAAAGAAGGACACGG CGGCCTCGGGCTACGGCACACAGAGCATCCGCCTGGGAAAGGACGCCATCAAAGACTTTGACTGCTGCTGTCTGTCCCTGCAGCCCTGTCAGGACCCAGTGGTCAC TCCAGATGGATACTTGTATGAAAAACAGGCTATTCTGGAATATATTCTCCACCAGAAGACAGAGATGGCAAagaaaatgaag GCCTATGAGAAGCAGAAGAAGGCTCTGAAGAGCACCAGCCAATTAGAGTCCAAGTCAGGGGAGAGAGAGCAAGTGGAGCGCTTCAAGAGCAGAGAAAACAGCATCGTGTCCAAGCCCATTAACCCTTTCACAGCTG CTCAGGGCAGCTCAGCAGAAGATTCCACTGCTGCTTCCTCCAGCACCTCCACTCAACCCCTGCCCAGTTTCTGGATCCCCTCCCTGACACCAGAGGCCAAGCCCACCCTGCTCAAGAAACCA CGTAAGACAGTTTTCTGTCCAATGTCTGGACAACCCATTAAGATGAACGAGCTAATCCCAGTGCGCTTCACCCCACTCGACTCCAGCCTGGACCGGGTCGCCCTGCTCACCCGTCAG GACCGGTATGTGTGTGCGGTAACCAGAGACGTGCTGGGAAACAGTGTCCCCTGTGCTGTCCTGCGAACCTC GGGACTGGTGGTCACTCAGGAGTGTGTGGAGAAGCTGATCAGGAAGGACATGATGGACCCTGTGAGTGGACAGAAGCTGACTGACAGAGACATCATCCCACTGCAGCGG ggAGGAACAGGCTTTGCAGGCTCGGGTGTGGATCTTCGAGCTAACGAGGCTCGTCCTGTGATGCAGGCGTAA
- the bcl2l12 gene encoding apoptosis facilitator Bcl-2-like protein 14: MSSPADRCSVSSVSSISLMEVKAETHLVLKAFLNRTVSVPLHERPGRIGGAYSDHNKYSFKPQLKLQEDGDSPAEDVTAGDDKKLGFKELIKQLPRRNSSSRFSKDTKGSLDRDSKAKHSVLRDQSEDDVISPSTSEDEDSAKKQQRKRSQKKFRKKLSNIFKKRLEKEKDKKDVGPSPQRPSTLPIDHRLEPTDAIASPNHPPEFFDEVAEKLEKIARKSATKKKLSPVAQPVAVCDKEVMVQQLVHLLSLEGDAMNSKIQSDPFLRSSLARLSYPSFEKLLDAFGRSQIPEAPPQPSASPTLRRMAVTMEVSRRIVTATGTQRMQGYAECYMETFAPWVKHNGGWENAVLEEPDEYD, encoded by the exons ATGTCTTCCCCTGCCGACCGCTGCTCCGTCTCCTCAGTCTCCTCCATCTCTTTGATGGAGGTTAAAGCTGAAACTCATCTAGTCCTTAAAGCTTTCCTCAATCGCACTGTCTCAGTTCCTCTTCACGAAAGACCTGGCAGAATAGGAGGAGCTTACAGTGACCACAACAAGTACAG CTTCAAGCCACAGCTGAAATTACAGGAGGATGGCGACTCTCCCGCTGAAGACGTCACCGCAGGAGACGATAAGAAACTTGGTTTCAAAGAGCTAATAAAACAACTGCCGCGTCGCAACTCGTCAAGTCGTTtctctaaagacacaaaaggatCATTGGACAGAGACAGCAAGGCCAAGCATTCTGTCCTCAGGGACCAAAGTGAA GATGATGTCATTTCCCCTTCTACATCTGAAGATGAAGACAGTGCAAAGAAGCAGCAGAGAAAGCGGAGTCAaaaaaagtttagaaaaaaGCTTTCCAATATCTTTAAGAAGAGGTTAGAGAAAGAGAAGGACAAAAAAGACGTGGGTCCGTCTCCTCAGAGACCATCCACTTTACCAATCGACCACCGACTAGAGCCAACAGACGCCATTGCCTCTCCAA ATCATCCTCCAGAATTTTTTGATGAAGTAGCAGAGAAGCTGGAAAAGATCGCCCGGAAGTCGGCCACCAAAAAGAAACTGAGCCCAGTAGCCCAGCCAGTTGCAG TTTGTGATAAAGAGGTGATGGTGCAGCAGCTCGTACACTTGCTTTCTTTGGAGGGAGACGCTATGAACAGCAAG ATCCAGTCCGATCCCTTCCTGCGGAGCAGTTTGGCTCGTCTCTCGTACCCGTCCTTTGAAAAGCTCTTAGACGCTTTCGGCCGCAGTCAGATCCCTGAAGCTCCACCTCAGCCATCGGCCAGTCCAACCCTGCGGCGCATGGCTGTCACCATGGAGGTGTCGCGGCGCATCGTGACCGCCACTGGAACTCAGCGTATGCAGGGCTACGCCGAGTGCTACATGGAGACCTTTGCCCCATGGGTCAAACATAACGGAGGCTGG GAGAACGCTGTGTTGGAGGAGCCTGATgagtatgattaa
- the LOC114468950 gene encoding kelch-like protein 10, with protein MAQLELKELAYILGQDDLIVTQEITVYQSVLRWINHMPEERQGAIATLLPKVRLGLMNKRYIMDNVLNNDVVKTNLESKLLVFNTLQVMSKPSFLCSEPGINNLFCPRFPNAILLIVELGSDTMPSFDYSTNSWITVHTHPSLEYPMGHISFYNTVFLGRYLYIVGGFEWFDWSQSVWRFNLVTHIWQEISPMQESWAFMCGTMLKGCIYAIGGHNHDISLRTAECYQPDINQWTFIASMKEERRKASCTTLITNKNGNL; from the exons atggcccag CTTGAGCTGAAGGAGCTGGCATATATCCTGGGTCAAGATGACCTCATTGTGACCCAGGAGAttacagtttatcaaagtgttttaaggtggataaaccacatgccggaagaacgacagggagccattgctaCTCTgctaccaaaggtacgactggggctgatgaaCAAACGTTACATCAtggacaatgtgcttaacaatgatgtagTAAAAACAAACCTTGAGTCCAAACTCTTGGTCTTTAATACCCTTCAAGTCATGTCTAAACCTTCGTTTCTCTGCTCTGAGCCTGGGATTAACAACTTGTTTTGCCCACGCTTTCCAAATGCCATCTTATTGATTGTAGAATTAGGTAGTGACACCATGCCTTCCTTTGACTACAgcactaacagctggatcacagttcacactcatcccagTCTGGAGTATCCCATGGGTCACATATCTTTCTACAACACTGTTTTCCTTGGTAGATAcctctacattgtgggtggtttTGAATGGTTTGACTGGTCTCAGAGTgtgtggaggtttaacctagtcacacacattTGGCAGGAGAtctcaccaatgcaggagtcatgGGCCTTTATGTGTGGTACCatgctaaagggatgcatctaTGCTATTGGAGGCCACAATCATGACATCTCACTCAGAACTGCTGAATGCTACCAGCccgacatcaaccagtggacgttcattgcttCAATGAAGGAAGAGAGGAGAAaggccagctgcaccacactgattacaaacaaaaatggaaacttGTAA